In Finegoldia magna ATCC 53516, a genomic segment contains:
- the rpsG gene encoding 30S ribosomal protein S7, translated as MPRKGHVQKREVMPDPVYDDKTVTKLINNIMLDGKKGTAQKIVYGAFDIIKETTGEDALEVFYKAMNNIMPILEVKTRRIGGANYQVPIEVRPERRQTLGLRWLTTYTRARGEKTMVEKLAKEIMDAANNTGASVKKREDVHKMAEANKAFAHYRY; from the coding sequence GTGCCAAGAAAAGGACATGTTCAAAAAAGAGAGGTAATGCCAGATCCAGTTTACGATGATAAGACAGTTACTAAGCTTATCAACAACATTATGTTAGACGGAAAAAAAGGTACTGCCCAAAAAATTGTTTATGGTGCTTTTGATATTATCAAAGAAACTACAGGAGAAGACGCTCTTGAAGTATTCTACAAAGCAATGAACAATATTATGCCTATCTTAGAAGTTAAAACTAGAAGAATAGGTGGAGCTAACTACCAAGTTCCTATCGAAGTTAGACCAGAAAGAAGACAAACTTTAGGTTTGAGATGGTTAACAACTTATACAAGAGCTCGTGGTGAAAAAACTATGGTTGAAAAGTTAGCTAAAGAAATCATGGATGCAGCTAATAACACTGGTGCATCAGTTAAGAAGAGAGAAGACGTACACAAGATGGCTGAAGCTAACAAGGCTTTTGCACATTATAGATACTAA
- the rpsL gene encoding 30S ribosomal protein S12 yields the protein MPTINQLVRQGRKSKTYKSDSPALSRNFNSIKKSYTEANSPQKRGVCTSVRTMTPKKPNSALRKVARVRLTNGMEVLSYIPGIGHNLQEHSVVLIRGGRVKDLPGVRYHIVRGALDTAAVQNRMQGRSKYGAKKPKK from the coding sequence TTGCCAACAATTAATCAATTAGTAAGACAAGGAAGAAAATCTAAAACTTACAAATCTGATTCACCAGCTTTGAGTCGTAACTTCAACAGCATCAAAAAAAGCTATACAGAAGCTAACTCTCCTCAAAAAAGAGGCGTATGTACTTCAGTAAGAACTATGACTCCTAAAAAGCCTAACTCAGCACTTCGTAAGGTTGCCAGAGTTCGTTTAACTAATGGTATGGAAGTTTTATCTTACATTCCAGGTATCGGACACAACCTACAAGAACACAGTGTTGTATTAATCAGAGGTGGTAGAGTAAAGGACTTACCAGGGGTAAGATACCACATTGTCAGAGGTGCTTTGGATACTGCAGCTGTTCAAAACAGAATGCAAGGTCGTTCAAAGTACGGTGCTAAGAAACCAAAGAAATAA
- a CDS encoding ABC transporter ATP-binding protein, producing the protein MLEVVNIEKSYGKKKILHDISFSIEKGQIKALVGPNGSGKTTLMNTMTNLLKRDGGQVLVDGKEFKDEKIFNHISFFKDEKILDENLYGMDYLNYIKNVYKRTKDDVDRVIKEIGIESFVKSKTGSYSLGMKKKLMLAMDFLPQRDIILLDEPLSGLDPTSVIKMMALIKKKAKDGQGILISSHSLNDIDEITNNILFLKDGKILEEVLENEKFIEIISSDNEKLSSVLKSKGFNMDKNMISLNNSSINDILSVIIENNIEILDIKRRSKTSQERYKEIFGI; encoded by the coding sequence ATGTTAGAAGTTGTAAATATTGAAAAAAGTTACGGAAAGAAAAAGATCCTTCACGATATATCTTTTAGTATTGAAAAAGGACAAATCAAAGCTTTGGTAGGCCCGAATGGATCTGGTAAGACTACTTTGATGAATACTATGACCAATCTTCTCAAAAGAGATGGCGGACAAGTTTTGGTAGACGGCAAAGAGTTTAAGGATGAGAAGATTTTTAATCATATTTCTTTTTTCAAAGATGAGAAAATCTTGGATGAAAACTTGTACGGAATGGATTATTTGAACTATATCAAAAATGTCTATAAAAGAACCAAGGATGATGTGGATAGGGTTATCAAAGAAATAGGAATTGAAAGCTTTGTAAAAAGCAAGACTGGTTCGTATTCTTTGGGTATGAAAAAGAAGCTGATGCTTGCGATGGATTTCTTGCCACAAAGAGATATTATATTGCTTGATGAACCGCTTTCTGGTCTTGATCCAACTAGCGTTATAAAGATGATGGCTCTTATAAAGAAGAAAGCAAAAGATGGACAGGGAATTTTAATATCCAGTCACTCTTTAAACGATATCGATGAAATCACCAATAATATTTTATTCTTAAAAGACGGTAAAATTTTGGAAGAAGTTTTGGAAAATGAAAAATTTATTGAGATTATTTCAAGCGATAACGAAAAATTATCATCAGTTTTGAAATCAAAGGGTTTTAATATGGATAAAAATATGATAAGCTTAAACAACAGTAGTATTAATGATATTTTGTCTGTTATTATAGAAAATAATATTGAGATTTTGGATATTAAAAGACGTTCGAAAACTTCTCAAGAACGATACAAAGAAATTTTTGGAATTTAA
- a CDS encoding ABC transporter permease, translating into MFIYKLKKLYRYKMIPFLILFSITMGIVAFFLHYNTTNHAFDFLSSSDIFISNDISWDDVVIKKTDWKKITPEEPDKESYENHKAYLIEGKNILQNLMKAYGLDENYKYNKSNYNENDIIKYTNELDALNNKYNTDENMDNPKELRRAVLNGEGYINFLKERNSVEDRLIDENDNHSFSKVIFDEAGVIFGAVPIILLAFVMIFTMREDDITSVTSNSKIKDVANDFGIIMCMIVMYIFISLLTLLLASLLTGNGVGDLSYHYDSTFVIWTVKDRVGSIREYSYVMRTPLSTFFKSVFPFALITMAFGFAFSFVDKLIQNTKVKYFTLVLIMSLLLIDFNFFNHAYNPLSLFKSYSLKSVIATVFMLFITAIGTIFLKRRKEFTSHDTYKDRNVFNLKGSMKNRVLSFNGFLILFVMCAILVGNICLQNNWSNFNSTQTKNYTDHNSTRENSVYRDIDEIKAQYGNSKRAKEMINSYSGTLEFCENQNRYFEAYENRYKSPQKFNNMNKERVTKFNDIYYQGMGTETTGMVDVFNDFALEGAFFKQKYMITNNIKPTDKYYIPELGIDYNPFDVDSFKGTLPKINYYITHGISESNNAFAMLHDYFYLKLNVVLIVFALLLFTSTIIKSNKQLELKSVLPVSRTKSYKSKIIESVIYAIGINIVAALILFLAGGFMGGFADSDFPIINYIVDGGIIYSNVGPFLVYILESFTITVLFTIFISMFVNSMYTATNKLFTILISIIAFIVPFTALKYMGAIGSFVPFNYVDSGFVSTGFLSALIRQNSYTMVMAVVVLMICSILFYVLGRVSFGRRK; encoded by the coding sequence ATGTTTATTTACAAACTAAAAAAATTATACAGATACAAGATGATTCCATTTTTGATTCTGTTTTCTATAACTATGGGAATTGTTGCTTTTTTCCTACATTATAATACAACCAACCATGCATTTGATTTTCTCAGTTCAAGTGATATCTTCATTTCTAATGACATTAGTTGGGATGATGTCGTCATCAAAAAAACTGATTGGAAGAAAATAACACCAGAAGAACCAGATAAGGAGAGCTACGAAAACCACAAAGCGTATCTAATCGAAGGGAAAAATATACTACAAAACTTGATGAAAGCTTATGGGCTTGACGAAAACTACAAGTATAATAAATCTAATTATAATGAAAATGATATCATAAAGTACACTAATGAATTGGATGCTCTGAATAATAAGTACAATACAGATGAGAACATGGATAATCCTAAGGAGCTCAGGAGAGCTGTACTGAATGGAGAAGGCTACATAAATTTCTTGAAAGAGAGAAACTCAGTAGAAGATAGATTGATTGACGAGAATGACAATCACAGTTTCAGCAAAGTGATATTTGATGAAGCTGGTGTGATTTTTGGAGCTGTGCCGATAATTCTACTAGCTTTTGTGATGATTTTCACAATGAGAGAAGATGATATAACTTCCGTAACATCGAATTCCAAAATCAAGGATGTAGCGAACGATTTTGGTATTATTATGTGTATGATTGTGATGTATATTTTTATTTCCTTACTTACATTATTATTGGCATCCTTACTAACTGGAAATGGCGTGGGCGATTTATCATATCACTACGATTCTACATTTGTTATTTGGACTGTTAAGGACAGAGTTGGTTCGATACGCGAATACTCATACGTTATGAGAACGCCTTTGTCTACATTTTTTAAGAGTGTATTTCCTTTTGCATTAATCACTATGGCGTTTGGATTTGCGTTTTCTTTTGTTGATAAACTTATACAAAATACCAAAGTAAAGTATTTTACTTTGGTTTTAATAATGAGTTTGCTATTGATTGATTTTAACTTTTTCAATCATGCATACAATCCTCTTAGTTTGTTCAAATCGTATTCGTTAAAATCGGTGATTGCTACAGTGTTTATGCTTTTCATAACAGCAATAGGTACGATTTTTTTGAAAAGAAGAAAAGAATTCACATCACATGATACATACAAAGACCGAAATGTATTCAACTTAAAAGGTTCCATGAAAAACCGCGTGCTATCATTTAATGGGTTTTTGATATTGTTTGTCATGTGTGCCATTTTAGTTGGAAATATCTGCCTACAAAACAATTGGTCTAATTTTAATTCGACTCAAACTAAAAACTATACCGATCATAATTCTACTAGGGAGAATTCGGTATATAGGGATATTGATGAGATTAAGGCACAATACGGCAATAGCAAAAGAGCAAAGGAAATGATAAATTCTTATTCAGGTACTTTGGAATTTTGCGAAAATCAGAACCGATACTTCGAAGCTTACGAAAATAGATACAAATCTCCCCAAAAGTTCAACAATATGAACAAGGAAAGAGTAACTAAATTTAATGATATATATTATCAAGGAATGGGCACTGAAACAACTGGAATGGTGGACGTATTCAACGATTTTGCACTTGAAGGAGCATTCTTCAAACAAAAATACATGATAACCAATAACATTAAGCCAACTGACAAATATTATATTCCGGAATTAGGAATTGATTATAATCCTTTTGATGTGGATAGTTTCAAGGGAACTTTGCCTAAAATCAATTACTACATTACTCATGGAATATCAGAGAGCAATAATGCTTTTGCGATGTTACACGATTACTTCTATCTTAAATTAAATGTAGTGTTGATTGTGTTTGCGCTATTGCTGTTCACATCTACTATTATAAAATCGAATAAGCAGCTTGAACTAAAATCGGTTCTTCCTGTAAGTCGAACAAAATCGTACAAGTCAAAAATTATAGAAAGCGTAATATACGCGATTGGTATAAACATCGTTGCAGCATTGATATTATTCTTAGCTGGAGGTTTTATGGGTGGATTTGCAGACAGTGATTTTCCAATTATCAACTATATTGTGGACGGTGGAATTATTTACTCAAATGTTGGTCCATTTCTGGTGTATATACTAGAATCTTTTACAATAACTGTGTTGTTTACGATATTTATCAGTATGTTTGTAAATTCTATGTACACTGCTACTAACAAACTATTTACGATATTAATATCTATAATTGCGTTTATTGTACCATTCACTGCATTAAAGTATATGGGAGCAATCGGATCTTTTGTTCCATTTAACTATGTGGATTCGGGATTTGTATCTACGGGATTTTTGTCGGCGTTGATAAGACAGAATTCTTACACGATGGTGATGGCTGTTGTAGTTCTTATGATTTGTTCAATATTGTTTTATGTATTGGGCAGAGTTTCATTTGGCAGGAGGAAATAA
- a CDS encoding metallophosphoesterase codes for MYLIVSALILLFLLISISYKINIIQYEIKSEKIDRDMDILFLSDLHSCDYGINQKKLMDKIKSVDCDVILLGGDIVDDKLKAKKAFELLEQLQQLGKKIYYVHGNHEKRIENLVEIDETIKNYGVQILNNEEVFLSNNIKLIGVDDSSGEILENYENKLDVLDEKLNSENFNICLIHKPDYYFKKNLKNFDLMISGHTHGGQWRLPFILNGIISPGQGLFPKYAGGRYSDDYTLIVSRGLAKEKTVVPRIFNRPEINLIKLRKNNNS; via the coding sequence ATGTATTTAATTGTATCCGCATTGATATTATTATTTTTATTAATATCGATATCGTACAAAATCAACATAATACAATACGAAATAAAATCTGAAAAGATTGACCGTGATATGGACATATTATTCTTATCGGATCTTCATTCATGCGATTATGGAATAAATCAAAAGAAATTAATGGATAAAATAAAATCGGTCGATTGTGATGTGATTTTGTTGGGTGGAGACATTGTAGACGACAAGCTCAAAGCCAAAAAAGCATTTGAATTATTAGAACAACTGCAACAACTGGGCAAAAAGATATACTACGTGCACGGAAATCACGAAAAAAGAATAGAAAACCTGGTAGAAATAGATGAGACAATCAAAAATTACGGTGTGCAAATTCTCAATAATGAAGAAGTATTCTTATCAAACAATATTAAACTTATCGGAGTGGACGATTCATCTGGAGAAATATTGGAAAACTATGAAAACAAATTAGACGTTTTAGATGAAAAATTAAATTCAGAAAATTTTAATATATGTTTGATTCACAAACCGGATTATTATTTCAAGAAAAATCTGAAAAATTTTGATTTGATGATATCGGGTCACACTCACGGTGGACAATGGAGACTTCCTTTTATATTAAACGGAATTATATCTCCGGGTCAAGGTTTGTTTCCAAAATATGCAGGGGGAAGATATAGCGACGATTATACACTTATAGTGTCACGCGGACTAGCCAAGGAAAAGACGGTCGTTCCAAGGATATTTAATCGACCAGAAATCAATTTAATAAAACTAAGGAAAAATAACAATAGTTAA